Proteins found in one Gammaproteobacteria bacterium genomic segment:
- a CDS encoding nucleoside recognition domain-containing protein — protein MLGWFWSGCIVFSFFACLLQLVFFNNGEIFSQTIDAVFDTAKLSVEIAISLIGLMAVWLGFFRIAEHAGLANFIAKLLAPLFRKLMPEIPANHPSIASMTMNMGANALGLDNAATPLGIKAMNDLQNLNNSKNTLSDSQILFLVLNTSSVTVLPITVFLFRAQQGASHPTEVFIPILISTFASTIVGLLSVAYIQKLPLLNKTVLSYLFAFSAIPILLATYFLSLPKQEMSMQAQLFANFILFATISLFLIAGWSKKVAVYDAFIDGAKQGFETAIKLIPYLIAMLLAIALLRASGILTGFLALISTALNALHIDTGFIEALPTAIMKPFSGSGARAAMLEVMQTQGVDSFPAKVAAVMQGSTETTFYVLAVYCGAVGITKIRYAMTCSLIADVAGITTAIFISYAFFAI, from the coding sequence TTTTTCAACAACGGCGAAATTTTTTCACAAACAATCGATGCAGTATTTGATACTGCAAAGTTAAGTGTCGAAATTGCCATCAGCTTAATCGGACTAATGGCAGTCTGGTTAGGTTTTTTTAGAATTGCTGAGCATGCAGGCTTAGCAAATTTTATTGCAAAATTACTGGCGCCATTATTTCGCAAACTTATGCCTGAAATTCCTGCTAATCATCCCAGCATTGCTTCTATGACAATGAACATGGGCGCCAATGCACTTGGCTTAGATAATGCTGCTACTCCATTAGGCATTAAAGCCATGAATGATTTACAAAACTTAAACAACAGCAAAAATACATTATCAGATTCACAAATTCTCTTTCTAGTGCTTAACACTTCGTCAGTCACAGTTTTACCAATAACGGTTTTTTTATTTCGTGCTCAACAAGGCGCATCACACCCTACAGAAGTATTTATCCCTATTCTCATTTCAACATTTGCCTCAACCATAGTTGGCTTGCTCAGCGTAGCTTACATACAGAAACTTCCTTTGCTCAATAAAACAGTACTAAGCTACTTATTCGCTTTTAGCGCCATACCAATTTTACTGGCAACATATTTCCTATCTCTACCCAAACAAGAAATGAGTATGCAAGCACAACTGTTTGCAAATTTTATATTATTCGCAACAATTAGCTTATTTTTAATTGCAGGATGGTCCAAAAAAGTTGCCGTTTATGACGCCTTCATTGACGGCGCAAAACAAGGTTTTGAAACCGCAATAAAGTTAATCCCATATTTAATTGCTATGCTACTTGCGATTGCTTTACTGCGTGCAAGCGGAATATTAACTGGATTCTTGGCTCTTATAAGCACTGCATTAAATGCATTACACATCGACACTGGATTTATTGAAGCATTGCCGACCGCAATAATGAAACCTTTTAGCGGCAGTGGTGCACGTGCAGCCATGCTGGAAGTGATGCAAACACAGGGGGTAGATTCATTCCCAGCCAAAGTGGCTGCTGTTATGCAGGGAAGCACTGAGACCACGTTTTATGTGTTAGCCGTTTATTGTGGCGCGGTTGGTATTACAAAAATACGTTATGCCATGACATGTAGCTTAATAGCAGATGTTGCCGGAATAACTACCGCAATTTTTATATCTTATGCATTTTTTGCCATTTGA